ATTTCTTATGATTTCATCGAATGCTGTTAGCACCACTGTTTTTTCACATTCACTCCATCGTTTTCGCTTTATGTGACCATGTGGAGAACCTATAAAAATGTTGGCCATTTGTACAATGTTACTATATGGAGAACCAAAAAAATGACCATTTGTGCAGTGTTAGAATTTTCGTACCAACTGTATAAGTTGGTATAGTATAATTAGAAGTTTTGTATGAACTgtataagttatataaagtaagtacttatagaatcaatttataaattataattttattaaatattatgctaCATATAATTTACTCGATCGACCTATATCATACTTTAtatcatactttttattttaaattttaacaactgAATAATCAATGAAAACATTGTCAGTTGAATAGATTTGCTGTAgcgtaatgtaaatttttaaattaagattatttctcattaagagattacattttaacttatttaaattttaatagttgaCGAAATAAGTCGAGTAAATTTAATGTGACACAATGTAAATATGTAGgtgtaaattgaaaattatgccATTGACCAatcaattgttaaattataagttttgccTTTATATTTTGACACAATAATCATTGACACGTGATTGTCTCtagtatcataatatatttgttcgcATCGTATGCTCCAACATGCTCCTACTCGCTCCAATACTATAGCTCCAATCTATAgtattacgttacgtatattataGATTGGAGTGTATTGGAGCGAGTAGGAGCATGTTGGGGTATTGCGACACGAGCAAACCTAATATAGTTTGCAACTTTCTCACACGTGTGCGcgtatttattatgataataaattcaaaataaaacattataatatacttactAGAccgtcttttaatttttggtaCATTTGCAATTCCTGATTTAGATGTATTATCAAATGAGCTATTATCATTTGTTTCtgtaattagaatatatatcgTATTGGTAGATGTCACGTAGTTAATAAGGATATTTTGATagagatttatgtaaatgACACAATGTTCTCATGACtcacataaaattaacatcattagtataattaattatttatgataatttgtaCCTTCATTTATAGCTGCTTCTATATTTTCTCCCCTAATATCTTGTTCATCATTGTTGCTACTATCTTCACTGAAACTTTCCTCTGTACTTTGAGAATCACATCCATGAGCCGCTTCTAAATGTTgtgtaatattcaaaatatcacGACTAATAATGGGTTGCCTGTACACTTCCCTGTGTATTTTTTCAGCATGTCCCATGAAGTTTGCAAGATCAGATATTTCTGTGTCAGCAAGCTCCATACTTGCACAAAATGTAGCAATGTGCTTTCTTAGCTTAGTGCCGCGTAATAAATGTGCAACTTTTGCATTACAATCTTCAGAAAATTTTCTCATAAGAACACAAgctcttaaatatttaaaacgttTTCGATTATAGCTTGGAAGACCAAAGATGTATGGATTTTCTGCAGAAACTTTCGCGTTTTCGCGAAATtgtagtattaattttatacattctaATAAACTGCAATTTAATATCACAGGTACTGTGCGACCAAGTTTGCCTCTAATCACAAAGCGTACATATTTCTTTGCTGCTTCTTGtgcttttaatgaaatttttttaaagagatcAGTTGTGTCTAGATCAATACCTTTATACTGTTCAAAATCTGCTATAAGCATGCGTTCAATTTCACCAGCTCGTTTACGATTGAATAATTGAACTGAGGTTAACGTACATTCTGTCAATGTCAACCAAGTTTCATATGTGTATTCGTTCGTTAAATCGTCACATGCTTTCTGTCGTTTACATTTTAAGTACATATACAATTTAGCTATGTCATCCAATGATGGAAGATCatcatttttttgtctttGATGTTGTAAGCGTGTTTCCATAACTGTTTTGTTAACACTGGTACCATAATcttctgttaataattctaaaaagtcTTTGACTAAAACTTTTCTCTCATTATCTTGACGTTTTATGCATTCCGTAATGAGTAGGTGaccaactttttttattaatgttccCAACATGGCTGCTGTAGTAGGTTTAGAATAAATTCCTACTTCATCATCTAAACCCGCTACTTTGTTAACTGTACTAATAACgtcttcataaaattttggataatatatagattccaaatcaattatatctttattactcTCTTTAATAGTTAACAGAAAACGGCCTAACAGTCTTAGGTGTGCGCGGATCATGTCATGCTGGTGttgaagtttatatttaatagacaACTTGTTACCATATAAAATAACGAGTTTATCATATCTTATTACACGACACACATCATCCTCTCTTATCACAGGTAATATTACAGATCGTAATTTTCTGTTAGCCGCGCTATGTACTCTACCTAAAATTGAACGTCCCAAAACTGTTACAGCTTTAGTGTGCTTGCTATTACGACCAGTacatcgataaaaatgttggcGAAGTGaaattttggagaaaaagCCATGACATTTAGCGCAAGGTAAATAATCTTTAACTTCCTTATTTTTTGAAGCTTGTGGTCTTCGACAGACAATTAAATCACCTTTCCCGATATTACTGTCAGTGTTGTACTGAAAATTTCCTTTGCGTCTAATTgtatctattattttcaatctttctctacattttttaggcagtaaactgaattttttaacttcaTCTTCATTGGAATGAATGGTCTCCAAATGACGTGCTATCTTCGTAtgtaactttttacaaaagaagcaacaatttttttttatctttagtacTGCTAGATGAAGTTGGAATGTATAAATCTTTATCATCAAGTACTCCTACTGCTGGTACTTCTACTGATTTGTTGATTTCCAGAGACGTATTTGATTTATTAGATCGCTCTTTGCATTTGTCGTTTTCATCCTCCTCGTCCTTATCATCGTCATCATTACAAGATTCTAAATAAGATTCATTTGATGGATAATATTCAGAATCATCATTGGATTCGCTCTCCACTATATCTCCATTGCTGTAAaagtgtattataataaaaaattcttaaatataacagGAATAaggaaataacattttaattattcacaccgcataattaaaaaatcgcacGTGCTTcttgattttctttaaattattatttaatgcattaatcacttttttaaccaaattttttatcatttttgcaattattagcGTTGCAGGttaaatgtttgtaaatattaacatacTACTATTGACAATCATGGGTGTCCAAAACAATAAACAACGATTTAAATATCGATTCAATCAATGCGAACATTTTCTGTCAgtaaaatgttgcaaataaaatctttgttcAATAGAAACCGTAAATTTTATGCGTTGAAACGTTAAGTAGAGATCCAATATACTacgaaacaataattttatgtaaaaagtgaataaataaactccaaagtaaataaataagccATATTAATAtcagtaattataaattaatgagctaaatatatatattccttaTACGTTACTTGGGATAATCTTACCTGCGTTTGATAACACAGCCGCTGCAATGTTAGTATcgtcttttttattgttatttatagtatcatcttttttattattatttatagtatcatctttttcattattatttatagtatcatctttctcattattatttatagtatcatctttttcattattatttttagtatcatctttttcattatctttatctaaaacgagaaattattgtagttttccaaattaaccaatatttataaaatgtgcttgtatcaattatgataatgtcttgaaaaaattctaatgtagtacatatatatgtatatacattaatgttatcTATGTTtgatgcaatattaatatcattattcagGTTTTTGCTATTTTCTTTATCTGAAACGAGTAATTTaacaagtttataaattaagacCCCTGAACCCGGCACCATGTTTGAAATTGTGACGTCAGAGGCGAGAAATGACACAcgagaattcttgcgtgccattttttaataaaaagatattttgatgaaataatattatagatcGCTTTAGCACACttgtaaaattgtccgaaaactatCCTTTTCCGTTGACAGTTAATAAACAACCGTATGAATGTGATATGAAGCTTATCATGCGAGGAAATACGCGGTTTGACAACAATTTTACGAGTGTACTAAAGCGATCTATAGTGTTatttgatcaaaatatatttttatttaaaaaggcaCGCAAAAATTCTCAGCGTGTCATTTCTCGTCTCTGACGTCACGATTCCAACATAGCCGCGGCGAGTACCCAGGAGCctttatgaatatttgtataatttgcaTTACATTAAACGTAcaatactttgaaaaattctaaatctGCATACACATATTGGTTCTTACCTATATCTGATGacacaacaaaaatattttcaacattgttATATGTTTTACTACTATCTTtatctagaataaaaaattataaatttaagaatgtaattttataaattttcactcATAGTAtgcttatattataaattatacacgtaatatttttaggCTTTCCAGTTggtatatttacatttttaatgtgtatttttgtaattaatatatgttataacccaatatataaaataaagtttttaatatagagatatagatttgtttgttttgttgCATGTTTTTTTAGACACGTTTTACTAGTTGCTGTTTCTTTTCTCCAATGCCTGAATATATACGTTCTGCTATTTTTAAgtatgaaaagtatataaagtaCAAGTAAAACGAACAAACTTTATGAGAGGTGAACTCATAGTTTATATGAGGTGTATACCACACTTACATTATGAGAGGTGTTATTAATactatatttgaaaatgtgagtaaaaaatttgttctatTCAAACAACAGGCATATCTTAaagatatctaataaaagTGAGGTCTGTCAGATGTCTTTAAGACATGCTTGTTGTTGGTTACTTACTTCTATTGATATTATGCAAACTTATTTTTGGGATTCctctttccaaattttttttaagtatatttaaatactcaACATTTGctggaataaaagaaatatatataatgttttttattacaatatgaaTAGGACCTATCCAGGtgcattttcaatatttttgtgaaaatgtattgtgtgtgtgcgtgcgtattcgtgcgtgcgtatgcgtgcgtatgcgtgtgtgcgtgctGGTGCGTGCGTGTGCATGCTTGTACGTgcttgtgtgtgcgtgtgcgtgcgtgtatgagcgtgtgtgcgcgtgtgtaaTTGACACgtaatctgtaaaatttttcaaaagatttttacaaaaaaagtgaCTTACGATGCCGCACTACAACTTCTACTTTACAATGtattccattaatttttactttcttagCACGTAAACTGCGTATACGCGAGGGAAGTCGCgagattttacaaatataatacgtTTTGtcggaaaatttaattaatgcgaaCATGTTTTCCGCAAGCTTTAACACAACAATATGTAACAATTGAGActgctaaataataaaaggcGAAAACAAATGACAAGAAACAAAAAGGTTTATGCTCAACAATCGCTTCTTAAGCCTTGTGTACACGATGCTAAAACTCGGTCCGAAATCTCGGTCCGAGAAATGTAACCAATAAGTTGATTGCAAGTTAATTGGCTACACATTTCTCGGACCAAGATCTCGGACTGTGGCTGTGTTCCGAATTTaacagtactgaaaatctatagtttatgtcacgtatattgtagattttcaatACTGGCGGTGAATTTCAGAACGCAGCCTGAGTCCGAGATCTAGCATCGTGAACACAAGGCTTAAGAAGCGATTGTTGAGCATAAACCTTTTTGTTTCTTGTCATTTGTTTTCgccttttattatttagcagTCTCAATTGTTACATATTGTTGTGTTAAAGCTTGCGGAAAACATGttcgcattaattaaattttccgaCAAAacgtattatatttgtaaaatctcGCGACTTCCCTCGCGTATACGCAGTTTACGTGctaagaaagtaaaaattaatggaataCATTGTAAAGTAGAAGTTGTAGTGCGGCATCGTAAGtcactttttttgtaaaaatcttttgaaaaattttacagattacGTGTCAAttacacacgcgcacacacgctcatacacgcacgcacacgcacacacaagcACGTACAAGCatgcacacgcacgcacaagcacgcacacacgcatacgcacgcatacgcacgcacgaatacgcacgcacacacacaatacattttcacaaaaatattgaaaatgcaCCTGGATAGGTCCTAttcatattgtaataaaaaacattatatatatttcttttattccagCAAATGTtgagtatttaaatatacttaaaaaaaatttggaaagagGAATCCCAAAAATAAGTTTGCATAATATCAATAGAAGTAAGTAA
This DNA window, taken from Linepithema humile isolate Giens D197 chromosome 7, Lhum_UNIL_v1.0, whole genome shotgun sequence, encodes the following:
- the LOC137000964 gene encoding uncharacterized protein; translated protein: MIKIYTFQLHLAVLKIKKNCCFFCKKLHTKIARHLETIHSNEDEVKKFSLLPKKCRERLKIIDTIRRKGNFQYNTDSNIGKGDLIVCRRPQASKNKEVKDYLPCAKCHGFFSKISLRQHFYRCTGRNSKHTKAVTVLGRSILGRVHSAANRKLRSVILPVIREDDVCRVIRYDKLVILYGNKLSIKYKLQHQHDMIRAHLRLLGRFLLTIKESNKDIIDLESIYYPKFYEDVISTVNKVAGLDDEVGIYSKPTTAAMLGTLIKKVGHLLITECIKRQDNERKVLVKDFLELLTEDYGTSVNKTVMETRLQHQRQKNDDLPSLDDIAKLYMYLKCKRQKACDDLTNEYTYETWLTLTECTLTSVQLFNRKRAGEIERMLIADFEQYKGIDLDTTDLFKKISLKAQEAAKKYVRFVIRGKLGRTVPVILNCSLLECIKLILQFRENAKVSAENPYIFGLPSYNRKRFKYLRACVLMRKFSEDCNAKVAHLLRGTKLRKHIATFCASMELADTEISDLANFMGHAEKIHREVYRQPIISRDILNITQHLEAAHGCDSQSTEESFSEDSSNNDEQDIRGENIEAAINEETNDNSSFDNTSKSGIANVPKIKRRSSSPHGHIKRKRWSECEKTVVLTAFDEIIRNGKLPSLQAIHEVIKQNSCLRHRPVFIVISYI